From the genome of Chaetodon trifascialis isolate fChaTrf1 chromosome 4, fChaTrf1.hap1, whole genome shotgun sequence:
gtctctgtttcgtgctgtttttttttttacagaactGGACGGGACTGAAGTTTTCTTGATTTACACCCAGCTCTGCATGGACCTTATCATGACCATCAAAGGAGAAATTCAGTATTAGAGGATTTAAGAACCTGCAATAGAGACTTTTCTTGCTGTAGCCATAATGGCCTCAAACCTGGGCGTGTTGGCCAACTCTAAACGGCTGAAAAGTTGTAACAAAAGCTGCCTGACTTCTGAGTTACAGTACAACGtacttttttcttaattgtaAGAAATTAAGTTAGAAAAGCTTCAAGatttacttgtttttttctaaaaGTTGTTTAATGGGGTTTCACTCATTGTTATATGTATATAAGATCAACTTGGAGTACTTATGTTTACCATTTGTAATAAGAATACTGTAtaatttttttatgttttgttttctgagcaCTTCAGAAACTAATCaatatttaagaaaataaacCAGATAAAATGAAGCAACGTTGCCTCTGTgttcttgttaaaaaaaaaaaagtgggtgTGCCATGTCAGGAgctcaaacaataaaacatgttgCAACATGTTGCAAGAGCTGCTAGTTCCCAGTACCTCAAGGTAAATTCCATTAGAGCCTCTATTGATCCAGGCTAAGTGATTGTGTTTCAGATGACAGGCCAGGCTCACTTAGCACCGATGGAGGTTGGTTCTGCGTATTGGGGTTGTAGAGCTTTAAGTCTCTGCACACAGATCAACCTGAAGAGtgtgaatatttttaaaacttccCATTATTCTAAGATTGTATCACAATATACCACTATTAGGACAAGTCTGTGAAATGTTGCAGTTACAACACTGCTAGCAGAGTTACAACAGGTTGAAGTAAGCAATAAATCCCAAGTGGATATCAAAGATATCATTGGTTTGACACATACAGTAGCAGGAAAATCGCAGGCCATCCTCTGCGCTGTTGCACCATTCAGTTAATCAACATTACTTCCTGTCCTGttgtaaataaagaaaaacccAACATGTCGAAACAAACTCAAGTTAAGTCTTAGATCCTGTATTGCAAATGAATAGATTTAGGCTGCATCACAGATAACACATTACTAAATATTAGCCTAATAAAATGCAAAAGCACCACCGTGGGTTTGTGGGAGAGGGTGCACTTTCAGTGAGTATGCTGTAAATAAAAAGGTATCCTAAAGGAACAAACAATAATCAGAATGTAAACAAAAGAATAGCTCCAGCaccaaaaatcaaaacacaagaTTTGAGCCTCATTACCTTTAAGCTCAGGGACAAGACAAATAACTAGACATCAGTCACTGTTTTCTCAGGCTGTTAAAGGTTTATAACGCTGATAAACCCACCACAATGTTTCCAGTTCTGACTATCtgagaaagaagaaacatttaattcaatgatataaatgtatatttctCAAAGtcatgaagctgaaaacagagtGGGGCGTTGTGCAGCTCAAAGTGAGGAACGTTTGACTTAATCCACAGTAAGCCCAGCAAACGGTAGAAGTCTCATTCCTGCGTAGCCACTAATTACAGCAGGTGAATGTGGCGGGACAGGCCGTAGGAGGCTTTCAGGTTATTCAGCATTATGCCTCCAGCACCCATCAGACACCAGCGTGTGATGCTCATAATGAAACACTAGAGGGCGACACAGACTGATTTACCTGGAGGACGACATTAAATGTTTCTGTCTCAAAGTATTCATACCTCCACGGTAGCCTGTGTTGGCTCATCGGTTTTTCCTTTGTGCTtaaataaacacagatgttGATCGGCCAAGTGTCAGAGAAACAGAAATGGTTATTAACTATGGAGGCAGAAGGATATTTTAGGTTTGACTATAATACACAATAAAGCCAAAGCTTGAAACAAACCTGCTTTATAGTCCTGCTCTGTCCATATAGCCATATATTTTTCTACTACTTCCCcccttgttttcctttttggtttgtttttcttctctttacatataatataatataatataatataatataatataatataatataatataatataatataatataatataatataatataatataatataatataaaaaatcCAGCTAAtataattgtcatttttatctAAGTTCCTAAACTAATGAAATAACATGAGGCTTAGTCAATATTTATTATCAACAATGTAATGATGAACTAATTAATAAAGTTGATGGTCTGAGAGACGTTTATTCTAATAAACAATTATTCTCCGTGTTTCATTATAGTGCGAACTCTAATTTCTGTAGGTATCGACAGTAACCTGCCCTGATTTCTCAAACTTGGGGCAACATGACATCATTCCGGAAAGCGGAGTCCTTCCCTACCATATAAGGAGAGGGAAAGCTCGGAAGATGTACGTCACGACGCAGGAGGCGTGTGTTACGGGAAGTGGACCGACTCTGTAATCTCAGCATAATACGGTCCTGAGAAGTTACCAAGGGCAAATCAATGAAAAGATTACCACGGCAGCAAGACGCTGCCTATTGGatgttaaaattaaaataacaataaaaataaaaaaaagacatgaaaacccattatctaaatctaaatctaaatccgTTGTCAATACTAAAACGAtattaagtacaattttgaagtTATAGTATTATTTCacatgaatgttttcattttattctactttatAATTCTACCTCACTACATTTGAGAGGGGTATATTGCTTTTTAAccacactgcatttgtttgacAGTTATACTTGCTAGTTATTTTGCAGATTAATATTTTGCATGCAAAATATATAACCATCTTGTACAAAGTAATGCTGTGTAATACATTAAACTACCCAAATATGAAGTAGAGAGAACTATCTCTACCTCAACTAGCTATGTtgcttacatgttaatgcatcaataattaaataatttcattttatttataaaattACTTgataagattttgaatgcaggacctttacttgtagtatttttacagtgtagtaTGGGTACCTTTACTTAAGAAAGTTACCCGCATATgtcttccaccactgactgcATGTGGCACATTTGACACAAATAAATAACTTCAAAGACTGTTCGGCTTGAGTTTGACTCAAAGTGGCACGAGATCATCAAAAATTAGTCGATGCATTGTAATtctatgtatatgtattttGTGTTATTGCCAGTTATCTCACTGACCTTTGACATATGATCTGTGTGGTTCAGAGACTGAGTAGGATGGGGTTAACCAGGGAGTGCACCATTtctgcacccacacacagtctctcacacacacagtctctcacacatacacacgtttTTTTCAAAACAGTTGTCActatttccaaaataaaatttGCATTCATCAGAAGAAACAGCGGATTATCACTTCAGTTACAAACTTTAATAACTGAATGATTTCTGTTGTAAGTGCCACGCTGGATCTTATGAAAAGTAATAATGTCAGTTGGTCACATAATCTCACAAAGGGCAGGTTGAGCTGGACAGGTCTGTGTGGTGAATGGCTCCTGTCTGTATTCTGTTGCTAGGGTGAGGttttctaacacacacacacacacacacacacacacacacacacacacacacacacacacacacacacacacagagccaggaCCAGTTAAGTTATAGCATTACTTGGTGCTTGTGAAGGCTCCAGAAAACCTATTTAAAATGTTCAATATACTCAAGGGTTTCGATGCTCAAGGAGCATCAAACTGTATCAACCCCTATGCTGTGGATGTTATCCGGGCAAAGCGGAGGGATCTAATTTATGGgatctcacacacagaggatctGCTGGATCATCTCGTCACAGAGGGCGCcatgacagcagcaaagagaTCTGTCGTTCTGACCATCAGGACTCGGAAAGATCAAAACTGCAGGGTCCTGGACATCCTGGAGGCCGGAGGTGAAAGGGCATGTCGGAAATTCTTCCATCCGTGTCTTATGCTGGCAGAACCTCACCTCTATCAGCAAATCAAGACCTATGTGGGTGGTGTGAATGAACGGATtcgagacacaaagagacagctGATTGGGTATTTGctggagagggagcaggaggagatggatAAAATTGCAAATAGAAGTGTCACTCAGGAAACTCACACTTTATTTGCAACCAAAGAAACCGAAAAGGAAGACATAAGCACTGAGCCACAATTAGAATCAGAGGAGCGTAAACCAGCACAGCGTAAAGCTGATAAGCTGATCCACATGATTGCTACAGATGGGGATGTagctctgctggaggagctgttAGAAAACACCGATATGAACACTGTCGATTCCTCCAGTGAGACTCTATTGCATGTAGCTGCTGAGTACGGTCACCTGTCCATCATTGAGCTCTTGATCCGTAAAGGGGCCAGACTAGACCTGCAGGATAATAAGGGCCGCACAGCTCTTCATAGAGCAGCCGACAGAGGTCACCCTGAGATAGTCAGGGCCCTCACACACGCTGGGGCCCCCATCTACACTCTGGATCAACAAGGCAAAACCGCTGTTCACCTAGCAGCGGAAAATGAGCACCTGAGTTCTGTGAAAGTCCTGGTGAAGGAGGAGGCCAATCAGTGTGCGAGCCACACACAGGACATGTTTCTTCACTCGGCAGCCATGGAAGATAACTGGGAGCTGGCTGAGGCGCTGCTGCAGAGCGGGGCCGCTGTCGATGCCAGAAACAACCCCAAAAAAACTGCTCTGTTTTATGCAGTTTCCAGGAACAACGAGAAAACTGTGACTGTCCTTTTAAACGCAGGGGCTAGCGTTGACTGTGGCGTTATAAATGAAGCTGTTAAGCTCAATGAAGATTCAattctccatctgctgcttgGTGAGTCTTTTCACCAAAAGACTGCGACCTTAAACTGCTATTTAACATCCCGCTATAATGCATTGGCTTCTTTTCTGAGATGTTAAGTGCACATAAATGATGCATGAAGCTGCAAAGTTATGTGTTGTTTAAACCATAGATAATGCTGGAGGAGCTCTGAGTGAAGACGTGCTgggctctgctctcctctcagctgttcaGCAGAACCAGGATGGAGTGGTGACTGTCCTCATAGACAGCGGGGCAGATGTGAACATGTTAGACAAACAGGGCTACACTCCTCTCCTGTTGTCGGCTGAGCTTGGGCACGCCGAAGTCTTCAGGTAACAAAGACTGAATGCTGATAAAATACACTGGCATGGCCCATTCACATTGAAAGAATCTGATAGCTCAGTACTTTTATCTGACTTCTCTCATCAATATATTTTTAAAGAGAGTTAGATTTTACTATCTAAGTTTCCTCCCTCTAAAGAAATCTCCTTCCCTTTCAGAACATTTTCACATGAATCATAAAGATCAGGGGACAGGACAGGGGTGGGGGTAGCGGCACGCATTGCCCACTGCCACAGTGTTCTTTATAGGACCACCAGGGGGCACAAGTGTCCAATATtattaaattttttttgtttgatttctgcAGACAGCAAGCGACAAGCCATTCACAGTACATACACAATGTCATAAATAAGGGGGGTCTAATAAGTATATCCTTCTTCCTATAGCTTTGTGCATCTTTATATGTGTTCATAATTCACTTTCTCAGAAAGTACTATAAAGTTCACTATGAGTCAGTCTCTTTTCTGATTTTCCAGTTCATTAAGTACTGGCATATCTTAATAGTgaccttcattttttttccatttcagagcGCTGGTGGCAAAACAGGCCAAACTGGATGCTACTTTATCAGACCTCTCCTCAGTGTTGCACCTGGCTGTCCACAGCGGCAGTGTGCCCATTGTGCAGACATTATTAGAAAAGGGAGTCAACCCCAACATTACGGGATCTCAGGCTCAAACCCCTCTACACCTTGCAGCTCAATGCAATTGGCCAGAATTAGTTGATCTGTTGTTAAGAGGTGGAGCGCAGGTAATCATCAAACCAGATGGTCAGTGGTGTCTGTTTTGTTGGTGTTTATGTTTGTGGAGTCTGAGAGTTTTGTGTCAATCTTTTAGGTAAATGCAGGAGCCCAGGATGGGTTGACCCCTCTGCATATAGCCAGTCAGCAGGGTCATGCAGACCCAGTGATCCAGCTACTTAAAGGTGGGGCAGACCCAGAAGTCAAAGACAAGCTGGGGAGAACAGCCTTGCACTGGGCAGCCTCTTCTCAGGGAGGACGTTGTGTGGTTGACTTGCTTCTGTCGGCCAAAGCCAACCCAAACACCACTGATAATGAGAAGAAAACTGCCCTCCATCTGGCTGCTATGGAGGGGAATGCAGATGCTGTGACTTCACTGTTGTCCTGCAAGGCAAAGGGAAGAGCTAAAGACATGGATGGCTCCACGCCTCTCCATTACGCAGCAGCTGATGGGCATGCCAGCGTGGTTTCAGCTCTTCTACAGTCACTCAACAACAAGGGGATAGAGGAGAAAAATGCCTGGAGGAAAACGCCgcttcatgctgcagctgagaaGGGCCACGCTAGTGTGACGGTGCAGCTCCTGGAGGCCGGGGCAAAGATCAACAGCGCAGATCACAGTAAAGACACTCCTCTGCACTGTGCTGCACGAGGCGGACACCAAGAGGTAGTGAGGAGGCTTGTTAACTGGGGCCAAGGTGGTCACATGGGACAGCAGAGGAAGGTGAATCTGCAGGCTACCAATAGCGTGAGGAAGACTCCGCTCCAGGTGGCAGAGAGTGGAGACACACCAGATCATGAGGATATTGCAATTTTACTTATGAGAAAGATGCGTCTTATGAAATAAGGGAAGAGAGGTTATCACATTTCAAACCTTCATATCCCTTGACAGGTGTTGGacttttttaatcaaaatatgAACGCAGGACATTAGGATAGACTGCAGAAGGTTGTTTTATCTACTGTAATGAAGCAGAGTACAGAGCATTTAAACCttattgaataaaaaaaaaaatagagcaaGCCTAGCATTCAGATATATTTACTAATCTAGATCTATAATCACATTTCCTGTGTTACTGATGGCTTATGTGTGCCACTCTACACTCTACGGCAGTAATTGCAGATACCTTATGTTCTCTATCTATAACTGGCTGGATTGAACTCTATGGGTCTGAGACTAGGACATATTAATGATAAACAACAGATGTTTCCTACCACAAATACCAGTTTGATTATGAATACCATTAAAAAAGGAGAATGTCATTAAAAGTTTAGCTGCTTTTTTACTAGGCCTGATTTTAGTGTGTTGCAGCCCCATCAACACTTCCCACATCCGTTATCAtggtgggattttttttcaatCTATTTGCACTTCTTCTACTTCTCACCCTCCATCCCccaacctacacacacacacacacacacacacacacccacacacacacacacacacacacacacacacacacacacgcacacacactgtgttgctATGATCTGAATCAATACCAGTAATGGATTGATGCAATTTCACTTTAACAGAAACAAATACcacacaaatatataatatgtaatataatatttaaAATGGAGTGGCATTGAAATAcatatttctcattttctctttctactGACATTATTTGCTAATTTGTTTAAGCATTATATGatacaaatgtttaaaaagtacAACAGAATGAATTCGCtcaaatgcttttttaaaaaaggaaattatttCAGCACTTTATTTAAATACAGAATTATCATCATTAAAACGTTTTTACACATTCCAATGCAAATGTGATTTATGACTTGATTAATCACTTtatacattgtttttattgataaaTAGTAACAGTTACTTAAAAAGATCCCCcccaaaaagagagaaaaagcttACACTCA
Proteins encoded in this window:
- the caiap gene encoding CARD- and ANK-domain containing inflammasome adapter protein, which codes for MFNILKGFDAQGASNCINPYAVDVIRAKRRDLIYGISHTEDLLDHLVTEGAMTAAKRSVVLTIRTRKDQNCRVLDILEAGGERACRKFFHPCLMLAEPHLYQQIKTYVGGVNERIRDTKRQLIGYLLEREQEEMDKIANRSVTQETHTLFATKETEKEDISTEPQLESEERKPAQRKADKLIHMIATDGDVALLEELLENTDMNTVDSSSETLLHVAAEYGHLSIIELLIRKGARLDLQDNKGRTALHRAADRGHPEIVRALTHAGAPIYTLDQQGKTAVHLAAENEHLSSVKVLVKEEANQCASHTQDMFLHSAAMEDNWELAEALLQSGAAVDARNNPKKTALFYAVSRNNEKTVTVLLNAGASVDCGVINEAVKLNEDSILHLLLDNAGGALSEDVLGSALLSAVQQNQDGVVTVLIDSGADVNMLDKQGYTPLLLSAELGHAEVFRALVAKQAKLDATLSDLSSVLHLAVHSGSVPIVQTLLEKGVNPNITGSQAQTPLHLAAQCNWPELVDLLLRGGAQVNAGAQDGLTPLHIASQQGHADPVIQLLKGGADPEVKDKLGRTALHWAASSQGGRCVVDLLLSAKANPNTTDNEKKTALHLAAMEGNADAVTSLLSCKAKGRAKDMDGSTPLHYAAADGHASVVSALLQSLNNKGIEEKNAWRKTPLHAAAEKGHASVTVQLLEAGAKINSADHSKDTPLHCAARGGHQEVVRRLVNWGQGGHMGQQRKVNLQATNSVRKTPLQVAESGDTPDHEDIAILLMRKMRLMK